A stretch of Campylobacter concisus DNA encodes these proteins:
- a CDS encoding Fe-S-containing protein: protein MSIYFYQVFLALLGFTLFAALNNNGKSLKTIFLPSFLGVVAGVLIFKAARHALVDDQFKIFIDSVTLVFLLISILWIFLELKIAKIVTFFILGIGFGFGYSSSSVLFPLFGGELLDTLSVISFFLMIFAMILLVFLFFFISNLKSSISPLIAKILAIITLVFLLIDRSSQTALELLRAGALKISSELNSQILSVSAKGIYVSEFGTYFYIFVILLLCITALFFMPKSIDKNKFGSIKYRFTKAIRENIFDNSKFAFCSILIALGFSLYYDLYASRPPEISEPVLVEPVGDKFIFDVDMLKDNELHRFAYITDEGKQIRFFLLNRFSDRVSPVIVFDSCMICGDMGYIKRGNDLICISCNVRIFLPSVGKEGGCNPIPMPFIFDGKNIIVDYKTITDGANFFSKVVEKMVLDPVSRKKVSNLDSRSYLYYGRTYFFENNETQAKFEANPEKYVEINGTLK from the coding sequence ATGTCAATTTATTTCTATCAGGTCTTTTTAGCCCTCCTTGGATTTACGCTTTTTGCTGCCTTAAATAACAATGGCAAAAGTTTAAAAACGATCTTCCTACCATCATTTCTTGGTGTTGTTGCTGGTGTGCTTATCTTTAAAGCTGCTCGTCACGCGCTTGTTGATGATCAGTTTAAAATTTTCATCGATTCAGTGACGCTAGTTTTTCTACTAATTAGCATTTTATGGATATTTCTTGAGCTTAAGATAGCAAAAATTGTAACGTTTTTTATTTTAGGCATCGGCTTTGGCTTTGGCTATAGTTCAAGCAGTGTGTTATTCCCGCTATTTGGTGGTGAGCTACTAGATACGCTTTCGGTCATTAGCTTCTTTCTAATGATATTTGCAATGATTTTGCTCGTATTTTTATTCTTTTTTATTTCGAATTTAAAATCTAGCATTTCTCCATTAATAGCTAAAATTTTAGCTATTATCACTTTAGTTTTCTTGCTAATTGATAGAAGTTCTCAGACAGCACTTGAGCTTTTGCGTGCTGGAGCTTTAAAAATAAGTAGTGAGTTAAACTCTCAGATTCTATCTGTTAGTGCAAAAGGTATTTATGTATCAGAATTTGGTACTTATTTTTATATCTTTGTGATCTTACTTTTGTGCATCACCGCACTTTTCTTTATGCCAAAAAGTATTGATAAAAATAAATTTGGTTCTATCAAATACCGCTTTACAAAAGCCATTAGGGAAAATATTTTTGATAATTCAAAATTTGCATTTTGTAGTATTTTGATAGCACTTGGATTTTCTCTCTATTATGATCTTTACGCATCTCGTCCACCTGAAATTTCAGAGCCAGTCTTGGTTGAGCCAGTGGGAGATAAATTTATATTTGATGTTGATATGTTAAAAGATAATGAACTTCACAGATTTGCTTATATTACAGATGAGGGTAAGCAGATAAGATTTTTCTTGTTAAACCGCTTTAGCGACCGCGTCTCGCCTGTTATCGTCTTTGACTCTTGTATGATTTGTGGCGATATGGGTTATATAAAAAGAGGAAATGACCTTATTTGTATCTCTTGTAATGTTAGAATTTTCTTGCCATCAGTTGGCAAAGAAGGTGGTTGCAATCCGATACCAATGCCATTTATCTTCGATGGCAAAAATATCATAGTTGATTATAAAACTATTACAGATGGAGCAAATTTCTTTAGTAAGGTTGTCGAAAAAATGGTGCTTGACCCAGTTAGTCGCAAAAAAGTGAGCAACCTTGATTCAAGATCATATTTATACTACGGACGCACATATTTCTTTGAAAATAACGAAACTCAGGCGAAATTTGAAGCAAATCCAGAAAAATATGTAGAAATAAATGGAACGTTAAAATGA
- a CDS encoding ABC transporter permease, producing the protein MKNMQLRMIKSSITGSKVQKTMAFITILLAALLIACMLNITLKIGDQVATELRGYGSNIVVLPRGESLSIEIEGKNFTPLKSQNLLPEADIYKIKEIFWRNNIVAFAPFLEAKVKDEKGIEFAFEGTYFDKNIGLKDEPEFSTGVKSLYGFWGVEGVWPKDESMDEILVGEELSKAKNLKVGDKLSLVGKNGTREVKIVGILKGASDETHKLVGSLKLAGDLSGHANSYTKAEVSAMTIPENDLSLKARRNLDNLDSAEYDKWYCSAYAGSIAFQIEENLPNVSAKASLQVSDAESNIVKKIQSLMGIVSIIALVVSAIGITSLMTSEIYRRKKEIGLLKAIGASNFEIYALFASESLVVAFFAGITGAFLGYALSYVMSYIIFSHGIGIAWIVLPISVAFALLISVVGSLMPMRNVINLLPAEVLYDRK; encoded by the coding sequence ATGAAAAATATGCAACTAAGAATGATAAAAAGCTCGATCACGGGCTCAAAGGTGCAAAAGACGATGGCATTTATCACCATACTACTAGCTGCTCTTTTGATAGCTTGCATGCTAAATATCACGCTAAAAATCGGTGATCAAGTAGCAACTGAGCTTAGAGGATATGGCTCAAATATCGTTGTTTTGCCACGAGGTGAGAGCCTAAGCATCGAGATCGAGGGTAAAAATTTCACCCCACTAAAATCACAAAATTTACTTCCAGAGGCTGATATCTATAAGATAAAAGAGATCTTTTGGAGAAACAATATCGTTGCTTTTGCGCCGTTTTTAGAGGCAAAAGTTAAAGATGAAAAAGGAATTGAATTTGCCTTTGAAGGAACCTATTTTGATAAAAATATCGGTCTAAAAGATGAGCCAGAATTTAGCACAGGCGTTAAGAGCTTGTATGGATTTTGGGGCGTTGAGGGTGTTTGGCCAAAAGATGAAAGTATGGATGAAATTTTAGTTGGCGAAGAACTTTCTAAGGCTAAAAATTTAAAGGTTGGCGACAAGCTTAGTCTTGTGGGCAAAAATGGTACAAGAGAGGTTAAAATAGTTGGAATTTTAAAAGGAGCTAGTGACGAGACACATAAGCTAGTTGGCTCACTAAAGCTTGCTGGAGATCTTTCTGGGCATGCAAACTCATACACAAAGGCTGAAGTATCAGCTATGACAATCCCAGAAAATGACCTATCGTTAAAGGCAAGAAGAAATTTAGACAACCTTGATAGTGCAGAGTACGACAAATGGTATTGCTCGGCTTACGCAGGCTCGATCGCATTTCAGATAGAAGAAAATTTACCAAACGTTAGCGCAAAAGCTAGCCTTCAAGTAAGTGATGCTGAGAGTAACATAGTAAAGAAAATCCAAAGCCTAATGGGTATCGTTAGCATCATCGCTCTTGTGGTTTCAGCCATTGGCATAACATCGCTAATGACAAGTGAAATTTACCGCCGTAAAAAAGAGATCGGCCTTTTAAAAGCCATAGGCGCAAGTAACTTTGAAATTTACGCCCTTTTTGCTAGCGAGAGCCTTGTGGTTGCCTTTTTTGCAGGTATCACTGGAGCATTTTTAGGATACGCGCTAAGCTACGTGATGTCTTACATTATCTTCTCACACGGCATAGGCATAGCTTGGATCGTGCTACCAATTAGCGTGGCATTTGCCCTACTTATCTCAGTCGTTGGCTCGCTAATGCCAATGAGAAATGTCATAAATTTACTACCTGCGGAGGTGCTATATGACCGCAAATAG
- a CDS encoding ABC transporter permease, protein MTANSKFFYNTIYKSLKNGSSRVMVIVISILLGACVCAAFVNVYLDIDSKVSRELKTYGANMIFAPKDMATSDDMSEKTYNEMIAKVPKDKLLGESGYLFAQANIGPTNAIVMGTKFSNLKKVKPFLDVRDGTMINVDFDDKNVLIGVDLARQAGFKAGDDIEIRAIGSNESINVKIKGVVASGDKEDALLITSLSLAQKISNKAGKINYAETVVLGNFDEITSLAKTISNDEIAAKPVAKVSKSEGYILEKIKLLMALVSLVILLITSMCVNTTLSAILLSRSKEIALLRAIGASKKDVLKLFGFETFVTALISALVGAFLGYLLAQILGYAIFDSSIDFRILSIPVAVIISLLFAAIAAFYPIKRALNNKMADTLRGE, encoded by the coding sequence ATGACCGCAAATAGCAAATTCTTTTACAATACAATTTATAAAAGTTTAAAAAACGGCTCATCAAGAGTAATGGTCATCGTAATCTCTATCTTACTTGGAGCATGCGTGTGTGCTGCGTTTGTCAATGTCTATCTTGACATAGACTCAAAGGTCTCACGTGAGCTAAAAACTTATGGCGCAAATATGATCTTTGCTCCAAAAGATATGGCTACAAGCGATGATATGAGTGAAAAAACTTATAATGAAATGATCGCTAAAGTGCCAAAAGATAAGCTTCTTGGTGAGAGCGGTTATCTCTTTGCTCAGGCAAATATCGGTCCAACAAATGCTATCGTCATGGGAACAAAATTTAGCAATCTAAAAAAAGTTAAACCATTTTTAGATGTTAGAGATGGAACGATGATAAATGTCGATTTTGACGATAAAAATGTGCTAATAGGCGTTGATCTTGCTCGTCAGGCTGGCTTTAAAGCAGGCGATGATATAGAAATTCGCGCCATTGGCTCAAATGAGAGCATAAATGTAAAGATAAAAGGTGTAGTCGCAAGTGGCGACAAAGAGGATGCGCTTTTGATCACATCACTATCTTTGGCTCAAAAAATTTCAAATAAAGCTGGCAAAATAAACTATGCTGAAACTGTTGTGCTTGGTAACTTTGACGAGATAACATCGCTTGCAAAGACTATAAGCAATGATGAAATAGCTGCAAAACCAGTGGCAAAGGTCTCAAAGTCTGAGGGCTATATTTTGGAGAAAATAAAGCTATTAATGGCACTTGTTAGCCTTGTTATTTTGCTCATTACTTCAATGTGCGTAAACACAACGCTTAGTGCTATCTTGCTCTCTCGCTCAAAGGAGATCGCACTTCTAAGAGCCATAGGTGCAAGCAAAAAGGATGTATTAAAGCTATTTGGCTTTGAGACATTTGTGACAGCGCTCATCTCAGCATTAGTTGGTGCATTTTTAGGATATTTACTAGCTCAAATTTTAGGTTATGCGATATTTGATTCTAGTATTGATTTTAGAATTTTAAGCATCCCAGTAGCTGTGATAATATCGCTTTTATTTGCAGCGATCGCAGCATTTTATCCGATCAAACGGGCACTTAATAATAAAATGGCAGATACATTAAGAGGAGAATGA
- a CDS encoding ABC transporter ATP-binding protein has protein sequence MQNALELKNICKIFGDVKALDDINFEVKKGEWVSVMGPSGSGKSTLVNILSLMDTPSSGTYMLGGDDASNLNADDTLKFRREKIGLIFQQFHLVPYLSALENVMIAQYYHSSVDEEDAKKALEAVGLSHRLTHRPSQLSGGEQQRLCIARSLINDPEILIADEPTGNLDEANERVILDLFCKLRKDGKTILLVTHNPDLGEYGDKIVYLRHGKLEKIRTIENPKVPNEI, from the coding sequence ATGCAAAATGCACTAGAATTAAAAAATATTTGTAAAATTTTTGGCGATGTTAAAGCACTTGATGATATAAATTTTGAGGTTAAAAAAGGTGAGTGGGTCAGTGTAATGGGGCCAAGTGGTAGTGGTAAGAGTACGCTTGTAAATATCCTTTCTCTAATGGATACTCCAAGTAGTGGTACTTATATGCTTGGTGGCGATGATGCGAGCAATCTAAATGCTGACGATACACTTAAATTTAGACGTGAAAAGATCGGTCTTATTTTTCAGCAGTTTCACTTAGTGCCATATCTTAGCGCTCTTGAAAATGTGATGATCGCTCAGTACTATCACAGCTCAGTTGATGAAGAGGACGCTAAAAAGGCACTTGAGGCAGTTGGTCTTTCTCACAGGCTAACGCACAGACCAAGTCAGCTAAGTGGTGGCGAGCAACAACGCCTTTGTATCGCACGCTCGCTCATAAACGATCCTGAAATTTTAATAGCAGATGAGCCAACTGGTAACCTTGATGAAGCAAATGAAAGAGTTATACTTGATCTATTTTGCAAGCTAAGAAAAGATGGCAAGACGATACTTCTAGTAACTCACAACCCTGATCTTGGCGAGTATGGTGATAAGATCGTCTATCTAAGACATGGCAAGCTAGAGAAAATTCGCACTATTGAAAATCCAAAGGTACCAAATGAGATATAA
- a CDS encoding TlpA family protein disulfide reductase, producing MRYKILFLCLVSALVMGCVKQYEKHHITLNDSSGIDTQFFPTEKRLKIGDKPYMLFFFGTDCGVCKAAIPDLNTLEKEYGKEVQFIGVLGPSKGFDKDIELLKEHNITFKTTSDKVSVDYFSKAVGGVMGVPVIYFFDKDGKMRSKFIGLTPKSVLESAIRSLL from the coding sequence ATGAGATATAAAATTTTATTTTTATGTCTAGTCTCAGCCCTAGTTATGGGCTGCGTCAAGCAGTACGAAAAGCATCATATCACGCTAAATGACTCAAGCGGCATTGATACGCAGTTTTTTCCAACGGAAAAGAGGCTAAAGATAGGCGATAAGCCATATATGCTATTTTTCTTTGGTACGGACTGCGGAGTGTGCAAGGCCGCTATACCTGATCTAAATACACTTGAAAAAGAGTATGGTAAAGAGGTTCAATTCATTGGTGTTTTAGGACCTAGTAAAGGCTTTGATAAAGATATTGAGCTTTTAAAAGAGCACAACATTACCTTTAAAACTACGAGCGATAAGGTTTCAGTTGATTACTTTAGCAAGGCAGTTGGTGGCGTCATGGGCGTGCCAGTTATCTATTTTTTTGATAAAGATGGTAAGATGCGATCAAAATTTATCGGTCTTACACCAAAAAGTGTACTTGAAAGTGCTATAAGATCGCTCTTGTAG
- a CDS encoding tetratricopeptide repeat protein: MAEEEVVVLKPPGEQAEQEAPEEAKTEAPEEIVSLESIANEGILQDESIPEPIPVKKSNKKLFIIAGVVALVLIILIVVLLVILLKKDKKENIDAASIVKNIENNYQTQNFGASKIDEMINKANQLYERGNKFEALKIYENIAVYNQSLSNYNLGVSQMKQERCDEAIVSFNKAITDRENTAVSAINAAVCSLELNNTKNFKYYIGLADSFLQYENNSPLYSYYYALINYYKGNYYEALQALSHPNTADYKNEYAYLSAKILSLLGDDERAIAKLESQKAFKADFTLAQLYARLGKYDKARDYLTKASKNTPNIDLIKMTEALIDLKTSDYGDAAAFIKDVYDYNTSLPSKIYKIKTILKPDLFDVSLAQAHFSDDMFFDRTRRYETLFYFAPYKVFDAKQSIEQIRKGGVNVFLDDTSAANDYLSQSAAASKVNAKLSEAIAKALSYRLKEANKEFEELASTYPNHSILQYNLALSYAQLGNFSLAAKHFIASYHQDVNNHLAGIFGAICLDINRNLNPKLIEEIGENLENDKSLKPVNLYASLLSLISGNQSAMIRWLEEPKEQTMLNLAFDIIIAKVTNNDELMAKKADELLKILPNDIIANILNFISKNKEQNVKEYAKAIQIHFNGKQLDSNAFYHGADIIKKQYIKLLQISGLLTRERDKLRAELKNAPKNINLIQTLAYVDIFTNDFEESYKLYNQAIDEFKVNDASTLFLASVAATGAGKVSNAIALLELTKLNDASAIENRIALGLMYQQIDNIKAALIQYSKIGNVEYESEFYDFEIDND; encoded by the coding sequence GTGGCTGAAGAAGAGGTTGTAGTTTTAAAACCACCTGGCGAGCAAGCAGAGCAAGAAGCGCCTGAAGAGGCAAAAACCGAAGCGCCTGAAGAGATCGTCTCGCTTGAGAGTATCGCAAATGAGGGTATACTACAAGATGAAAGCATCCCAGAGCCAATCCCTGTAAAAAAAAGCAATAAAAAGCTCTTTATAATAGCAGGCGTGGTCGCTCTAGTGCTTATTATCTTGATAGTGGTTTTGCTAGTTATCTTGCTAAAGAAAGACAAAAAAGAGAACATAGATGCTGCAAGTATCGTAAAAAATATAGAAAACAACTACCAAACGCAAAATTTCGGCGCTTCAAAGATCGATGAAATGATAAATAAAGCCAATCAGCTCTACGAGCGTGGAAATAAATTTGAAGCGTTAAAAATTTATGAAAACATAGCTGTTTATAACCAGTCTCTCTCAAACTACAACCTCGGTGTTTCGCAGATGAAACAAGAAAGATGTGATGAGGCGATCGTATCTTTTAACAAAGCTATAACCGATAGAGAAAACACAGCGGTTAGTGCGATAAATGCTGCCGTTTGCTCGCTTGAGCTAAATAACACCAAAAATTTTAAATACTATATAGGACTTGCTGATTCATTTTTGCAGTATGAAAACAACTCGCCACTTTATAGCTATTACTACGCGCTTATAAACTACTATAAAGGCAACTATTACGAGGCGCTTCAAGCACTTTCTCATCCAAATACTGCAGATTATAAAAATGAGTATGCCTATTTAAGTGCAAAAATTTTATCACTCCTTGGAGATGATGAAAGAGCAATAGCTAAGCTTGAGAGCCAAAAGGCGTTTAAGGCCGACTTCACGCTAGCACAGCTCTATGCAAGACTTGGCAAATACGACAAGGCAAGGGATTATTTAACAAAAGCTTCCAAAAATACGCCAAATATCGATCTTATCAAGATGACTGAGGCGCTAATTGATCTAAAAACTTCTGACTACGGCGACGCGGCTGCATTTATCAAAGATGTTTACGACTACAATACTTCTTTGCCAAGTAAAATTTACAAGATAAAAACGATACTAAAGCCTGATCTTTTTGATGTCAGCCTAGCTCAGGCACACTTTAGTGATGATATGTTTTTTGATAGAACAAGACGCTATGAGACGCTTTTTTACTTCGCACCTTACAAGGTCTTTGACGCAAAACAGAGTATCGAGCAGATAAGAAAAGGCGGCGTTAACGTCTTTTTAGACGACACTTCAGCAGCAAATGACTATCTTAGCCAAAGTGCAGCTGCTTCAAAAGTAAATGCAAAACTTAGTGAAGCTATTGCAAAAGCACTAAGCTACCGCTTAAAAGAAGCAAATAAAGAGTTTGAAGAGCTAGCTAGTACTTATCCAAATCACTCTATCTTACAATACAACCTTGCTCTAAGCTACGCTCAGCTTGGAAATTTTAGCCTTGCAGCAAAGCACTTCATAGCAAGCTATCACCAAGATGTAAATAACCATCTTGCAGGTATTTTTGGGGCGATTTGTCTAGATATAAATAGAAATTTAAACCCAAAACTCATTGAAGAGATCGGCGAAAATTTAGAAAATGACAAGAGTTTAAAGCCTGTAAATTTATATGCCTCGCTTCTAAGCCTGATTAGCGGCAACCAAAGTGCGATGATAAGATGGCTTGAAGAGCCAAAAGAGCAGACAATGCTAAATTTAGCCTTTGATATCATCATCGCAAAAGTAACAAACAATGACGAGCTAATGGCAAAGAAAGCTGATGAACTACTAAAAATTTTGCCAAATGATATTATTGCAAATATCTTAAATTTTATCTCGAAAAACAAAGAGCAAAATGTCAAAGAGTATGCAAAAGCGATACAAATTCACTTTAATGGTAAGCAGCTTGATTCAAACGCTTTCTATCACGGTGCTGACATCATCAAAAAGCAATACATCAAGCTACTTCAAATTTCGGGCCTACTTACAAGAGAGCGTGATAAGTTAAGAGCCGAGCTAAAAAATGCTCCAAAGAATATAAATTTAATCCAAACTCTAGCCTATGTCGATATCTTTACAAACGATTTTGAAGAAAGCTATAAACTTTATAATCAAGCAATCGATGAGTTTAAAGTAAATGACGCTAGCACATTATTTTTAGCATCTGTGGCTGCGACAGGAGCTGGAAAAGTATCAAACGCAATCGCGCTTTTAGAGCTAACAAAACTAAATGATGCTAGTGCTATCGAAAATAGAATAGCTCTTGGCCTAATGTATCAGCAGATAGATAATATAAAAGCAGCTCTTATACAATACAGCAAAATAGGAAATGTTGAGTATGAAAGCGAATTTTACGACTTTGAGATAGATAATGACTGA
- the serS gene encoding serine--tRNA ligase, protein MINLKLLETNYDEFVKKLEGKNVKAGLLDELLQTFNELKQKRKALENFQAIQNAKSKELGIKARAGEDVSELKNELNLNKAALADADEIVKQYEEKLEQISFNVPNITDDDVPFGKDEDDNVCIKTVLEPTKFSFTPKEHWELGESLGWLDFERGAKLSGSRFTVLRGMGARLSRALVNYMIDFNSARGFELVNIPYLVSSNTLFGTGQLPKFEEDLYKVRDEDLYLIPTSEVPVTNLYNDTIIEAEQLPIKMTCYSACFRQEAGSAGRDTRGMIRQHQFEKVELVSITRPDQSEDVLNEMVSCASDLLTSLGLPHRHMLLCSGDLGFSAAKTIDLEVWLPGQGKYREISSISNTRDFQARRAKIRFKDGKKNMLVNTLNGSSLAVGRTLIAIMENYQKADGTIEIPEVLKRYM, encoded by the coding sequence ATGATAAATTTAAAACTACTCGAGACAAATTACGATGAATTTGTAAAAAAACTTGAGGGAAAAAATGTAAAAGCTGGGCTACTTGACGAGCTTTTACAAACTTTTAACGAGCTAAAACAAAAACGTAAAGCACTTGAAAATTTCCAAGCGATCCAAAACGCAAAGAGCAAAGAGCTTGGCATAAAGGCAAGAGCTGGCGAAGATGTAAGCGAGCTTAAAAATGAGCTAAATTTAAACAAAGCTGCCCTTGCTGATGCTGATGAGATCGTTAAACAATATGAAGAAAAGCTTGAGCAAATTTCATTTAATGTGCCAAATATCACCGATGATGACGTGCCATTTGGTAAGGACGAAGACGATAATGTCTGCATCAAAACGGTGCTTGAGCCAACTAAATTTAGCTTTACGCCAAAAGAGCACTGGGAACTAGGTGAGAGCCTTGGTTGGCTTGACTTTGAAAGGGGCGCAAAGCTCTCAGGATCTCGCTTTACCGTGCTTCGTGGCATGGGAGCAAGGCTAAGTAGAGCACTTGTTAATTACATGATCGACTTTAACAGCGCGCGTGGCTTCGAGCTTGTAAATATCCCTTATCTAGTAAGCTCAAATACACTTTTTGGTACTGGCCAGCTGCCTAAATTTGAAGAGGACCTTTACAAAGTACGCGACGAAGACCTCTACCTCATCCCAACTAGCGAAGTACCTGTGACAAATTTATACAATGACACGATCATTGAAGCTGAGCAGCTTCCTATAAAGATGACTTGCTACTCAGCATGCTTCCGCCAAGAGGCAGGCTCAGCAGGACGTGACACAAGAGGTATGATCCGCCAGCACCAGTTTGAAAAGGTCGAGCTAGTAAGTATCACAAGACCTGATCAAAGCGAAGACGTGCTAAATGAGATGGTATCGTGCGCAAGCGATCTACTAACTAGCCTTGGACTTCCTCACCGCCATATGCTTCTTTGCAGTGGCGATCTTGGCTTTAGCGCGGCAAAGACGATAGACCTTGAGGTTTGGCTACCTGGTCAAGGTAAATATAGAGAGATTAGCTCTATTTCCAACACTCGTGATTTTCAAGCAAGGCGTGCAAAAATTCGCTTTAAAGATGGCAAGAAAAATATGCTTGTAAATACACTAAATGGCTCAAGTCTAGCTGTGGGCAGGACCCTTATTGCCATCATGGAAAACTACCAAAAAGCAGATGGCACTATTGAAATTCCAGAAGTTCTTAAAAGGTATATGTAG
- a CDS encoding copper resistance protein CopD: protein MQNLYPYAQIIHLFCAIIFVGYLFFDVIIFKAACKKMPPELAQKAKQAIGSVAIKIMPLCILLLVLTGGMMMSSWVGSKAGGYFETNLQIIFMIKFFLAMLIVAAVITNLSCKFIFKRPSPLGNIHPFALTAAVFIVLFAKVMFMV, encoded by the coding sequence ATGCAAAATTTATATCCATACGCACAAATAATTCATCTTTTTTGTGCAATCATTTTTGTTGGTTACCTCTTTTTTGATGTAATCATTTTTAAGGCAGCTTGTAAAAAAATGCCACCTGAGCTTGCTCAAAAGGCAAAACAAGCTATCGGTTCAGTTGCTATTAAGATAATGCCACTTTGCATCTTACTTTTAGTATTAACTGGAGGCATGATGATGAGTAGCTGGGTCGGATCAAAAGCTGGAGGCTACTTTGAGACAAATTTACAAATCATTTTTATGATCAAATTTTTCTTAGCGATGCTAATCGTAGCTGCGGTTATAACAAATTTGAGCTGCAAATTTATATTTAAACGCCCTAGCCCGCTTGGCAACATTCACCCATTTGCGCTAACAGCGGCAGTTTTTATCGTACTTTTTGCAAAAGTTATGTTTATGGTTTAA
- the trpS gene encoding tryptophan--tRNA ligase → MRVLTGLQPSGKLHLGNYFASIKQMVDMQEQNEMFMFIANYHAMTSLSEAKALKQNTFEAACAFLALGIDPNKSIFWVQSDVKDVLELYWVLSQHTPMGLLERAHSYKDKVAKGLSSHHGLFSYPVLMAADILLYNAQVVPVGKDQIQHVEIARDIAIKFNNEHGEIFTLPEAKIDENVATVPGTNGEKMSKSYGNTIDIFADAKTLKKQISSIVTDGTPLEEPKQWQNCNVYNIAKLFLDESGQKELQARYERGGEGHGHFKAYLNELIWDYFKDAREKFEHYQNNPGEVSEILEIGAKKASNVAQTTIKKVREAVGIY, encoded by the coding sequence ATGAGAGTATTAACCGGCCTCCAACCCTCCGGCAAACTACACCTTGGCAACTACTTTGCCTCGATAAAGCAGATGGTTGATATGCAAGAGCAAAATGAGATGTTTATGTTTATAGCAAACTACCATGCGATGACGAGCCTTAGCGAGGCCAAAGCCCTAAAGCAAAACACTTTTGAGGCTGCGTGTGCGTTTTTGGCACTTGGAATTGATCCAAATAAAAGTATATTTTGGGTGCAAAGTGACGTTAAAGACGTGCTTGAGCTTTACTGGGTGCTAAGCCAGCACACGCCTATGGGGCTTCTTGAGCGCGCACATAGTTACAAAGACAAAGTCGCAAAAGGCCTTAGCTCGCACCACGGACTCTTTAGCTATCCAGTTTTGATGGCAGCTGACATTTTGCTTTATAATGCGCAGGTTGTACCTGTAGGCAAAGATCAGATCCAGCACGTAGAGATCGCACGTGATATAGCTATTAAATTTAACAACGAACATGGAGAAATTTTTACATTGCCTGAGGCGAAGATTGATGAAAATGTCGCCACCGTGCCTGGTACAAACGGCGAAAAGATGAGCAAAAGCTATGGCAATACAATCGACATTTTTGCCGATGCTAAAACGCTTAAAAAGCAAATTTCTAGCATCGTGACAGACGGCACACCGCTTGAAGAGCCAAAACAGTGGCAAAACTGCAACGTCTATAATATCGCCAAACTTTTCTTAGACGAGAGTGGGCAAAAAGAGCTTCAAGCTAGATATGAGCGTGGTGGCGAGGGTCATGGGCACTTTAAAGCTTATCTAAATGAGCTTATTTGGGACTATTTTAAAGATGCGAGAGAGAAATTTGAGCATTATCAAAATAATCCTGGCGAAGTGTCTGAAATTTTAGAAATAGGAGCCAAAAAGGCAAGTAATGTTGCTCAAACAACAATAAAAAAAGTTCGTGAAGCAGTCGGAATTTATTAA
- a CDS encoding shikimate kinase, translating to MKTKNNNIVLIGFMGVGKGTTARALSKALKTMNLDCDDLLESSQNMKIKAIFEEYGEEHFRQLEKDLAKFLATNVKNAIISTGGGFARVKNLKKIGTVIYLKASFEAIIQRLKNSKNSEKKLAKRPLLSDLKKAEALHLEREELYEKKADYIVEVEGKTPKQIVKEIRMLLKI from the coding sequence ATGAAAACAAAGAACAATAATATCGTTTTGATAGGATTTATGGGCGTTGGCAAGGGGACGACTGCAAGGGCGCTAAGCAAGGCGCTAAAGACGATGAATCTTGACTGCGACGACTTACTGGAAAGCTCACAGAATATGAAGATAAAAGCTATCTTTGAAGAGTACGGAGAGGAGCATTTTAGGCAGCTTGAAAAGGATCTGGCTAAATTTCTAGCCACAAATGTTAAAAATGCGATTATCTCAACAGGTGGAGGCTTTGCGAGGGTTAAAAATTTAAAGAAAATTGGCACCGTGATCTACCTAAAAGCAAGTTTTGAAGCGATCATACAAAGACTAAAAAATAGTAAAAATAGCGAGAAAAAGCTCGCCAAACGCCCGCTTTTAAGCGATCTAAAAAAAGCTGAGGCGTTACATCTGGAGCGAGAGGAGCTTTATGAGAAAAAGGCTGATTACATCGTCGAAGTCGAGGGTAAAACTCCAAAGCAAATCGTAAAGGAGATAAGGATGCTTTTAAAAATTTAG